The nucleotide sequence TCCTCGGGCGAAGACAGGTTTTCGTGAGGCTCTCCGGCTGCTCACTGGGATGCAGCTACTGCGATACCAGGGCGTATCTGAGGCGCACGGAGAAGTGCAGGCTCGAGACAGCTCCGGGCTCGCGCACGTTCGTCGATCTCCGGAACCCCCTCAGGGTGGATATGGTAACAGAGTGCGTGAAGCTCCATGCATCTCCAGAGGTCCACAGCGTATCGGTAACCGGCGGGGAGCCGCTGGAGCAGCCCGGGTTCACGGAAGGTCTCGCAGGAGAGCTGAAGGGCCTTGGTATGAGGGTCTACCTGGAGACGAACGGCTTCTCATTAGATCTCTTCTCCCGCATATCGAAGCACATCGATATCGCAGCGATTGATGTGAAGA is from Methanothrix sp. and encodes:
- a CDS encoding 7-carboxy-7-deazaguanine synthase QueE, which codes for MGEIFTSLQGEGPLLGRRQVFVRLSGCSLGCSYCDTRAYLRRTEKCRLETAPGSRTFVDLRNPLRVDMVTECVKLHASPEVHSVSVTGGEPLEQPGFTEGLAGELKGLGMRVYLETNGFSLDLFSRISKHIDIAAIDVKMPGTVRCSRDLCDRLVENELACLERSSELGIYTIAKVVVQQETEEHDLERICCEMPSVDAIVIQPVSGQIMSELKLLALHSIAARHIGAERAMVIPQMHRALGMM